The window TTTTGCTGGTATTGCGGGATACCGCCACAACAAGCTGATCAAATAAACAGGCCGCCCGCTCAATTACATCAAGATGTCCATTGGTTATCGGGTCGAAACTGCCCGGATAAACCGCGATGCGCAAAGATTTAATCCTCCTCTCCGGCAATGCCGGGCTGGTAAAATGAAAGCATGGTATCTCCCACTTGATGTTGCCGGTATTGCACCAGCCGTCCCACCTCACCGGGAAGTGCCTGCCGTTTGCTGCTTTCGGCCACTACAATGCCGCCGCGAGCAAGCAGCCCATGACGATCAATGGCCTCCAGGGTGGGCAACTCCAGGTTTTGTTCATAGGGTGGATCCAGGAAAACCACATCGAACTGCTGTCCGCTCAGTTGCCTCAAAGCCAGGAAAACGTCTTGCGCCAGCACCTCAGCCCTTTGCGCCAAGCCCACATGAACAAGGTTATCCCGGATGATTTTGACTGCCCTTTTATCCCGCTCCACAAATACTACCCGGGCGGCACCACGGCTCAAGGCTTCGATACCCACGTTACCTGTACCGGCGTAAAGATCCAGGAAGTGAGAACCGGGAATCCGCGGGCCCATAATATTGAACAGGGATTCTTTAACCCGGTCGGCAGTGGGTCGCCCGCTCCATCCCCGGGGAATTTTTAAACGGCTATTTTTGGCAATGCCGGCAATAACTCGCAATACTGACGATTCCTTTCCTCCTGTGTCTTGACGCAAATATTATAGCACATTATACCAGAAAAATCGATCAGGCAAAATATGTAGTGTATAATCCTCCTCAAGACGGACAATATATAGGTGAAACTTGGAGGGATTTTAATGGAAGGGGGGCCGACGGTGTGCTTTTTGATCTTTTTCGTTCTTTCGGAATCAACCTTGATTTAGCGCTGGAAGCCCGGGAAATTGTGCGGGGGGAAACGGGACAGGAAATCCCCGGTGTGCAGGTGGATCGGGAAAGGTTTGAACATGGGGAAGTAACCATTGTACATATTGTCGAGAAGGCTGCCGAAACCATCATGGGTAAACCCGTGGGTACATATATTACCATCGAAGCTCCCGCGTTGAGGGAAAATCACCCGGCCGCCCATCATGAAGTAAGCCAGATTCTCGCCCGGCAACTGGAAAGATTTGTGGCCCATATTCCGGAGTATGGGAATATCTTACTGGTTGGTCTGGGGAACTGGCGCGCAACCCCGGATGCTTTGGGACCAAAGGTTATTGAGATGAGTCTTGTAACCAGGCACCTGTATAATTACGCCCCCCAGGAATTAAAGGGCGGCATGCGTTCCGTCAGCGCCCTGGCTCCGGGAGTGCTGGGGTTAACCGGTATAGAAACGGCAGAAATAATAAAAGGGGTAGTAGAAAAAATCCGTCCGGAATTGATTATTGCCATAGATTCCCTGGCAGCCCGCAGTGTAACCCGTATCTGCACCACCATTCAAATAGCCGACACGGGGATCAGTCCCGGCTCAGGCATTGGCAACCGCCGGGCCGGAATC is drawn from Desulfofundulus luciae and contains these coding sequences:
- the rsmD gene encoding 16S rRNA (guanine(966)-N(2))-methyltransferase RsmD, which produces MRQDTGGKESSVLRVIAGIAKNSRLKIPRGWSGRPTADRVKESLFNIMGPRIPGSHFLDLYAGTGNVGIEALSRGAARVVFVERDKRAVKIIRDNLVHVGLAQRAEVLAQDVFLALRQLSGQQFDVVFLDPPYEQNLELPTLEAIDRHGLLARGGIVVAESSKRQALPGEVGRLVQYRQHQVGDTMLSFYQPGIAGEED
- the gpr gene encoding GPR endopeptidase translates to MLFDLFRSFGINLDLALEAREIVRGETGQEIPGVQVDRERFEHGEVTIVHIVEKAAETIMGKPVGTYITIEAPALRENHPAAHHEVSQILARQLERFVAHIPEYGNILLVGLGNWRATPDALGPKVIEMSLVTRHLYNYAPQELKGGMRSVSALAPGVLGLTGIETAEIIKGVVEKIRPELIIAIDSLAARSVTRICTTIQIADTGISPGSGIGNRRAGINRESMGVPVIAIGVPTVVHAAVISQDTINAYLEQLQNTPVNAGFNPALARRAIEQVLEPFGGNLTVTPKEIDALIATTAKVIAGGISLALHPGLTEDDYSYYLH